In Vogesella indigofera, a single window of DNA contains:
- a CDS encoding NAD(P)(+) transhydrogenase (Re/Si-specific) subunit beta, whose protein sequence is MENLSAILYLVAAVLFILALKGLSSPTTAIQGNRYGVIGMLLAVATTFMVMDKPVLALIIGAIAAGGAIGAWKAKTVQMTGMPELVAAMHSLVGLSAVLIAVAAIFHSGVEHTAVQKVELFIGAFIGAITFTASVIAYGKLSGKFGAKAINFSGQHLLNLVLALAMVGFGVLYFVSDSHAAFLAMVAIALVLGVTLIIPIGGADMPVVVSMLNSYSGWAAAGIGFTLNNPVLIIAGACVGASGAILSYIMCKAMNRSIVSVLLGGFGAETASGGGSDAGGPKHYKSGSAEDAAFLMGNADSVIIVPGYGLAVSRAQHALQEFATLLSEKGVNVRYAIHPVAGRMPGHMNVLLAEAEVPYEQVQEMEEINSDFANTDVVLVIGANDVVNPAAQKDKASPIYGMPILEAHKARTVIVVKRSMNAGYAGLDNELFYLDKTMMVFGDAKKVVEELVKGGGH, encoded by the coding sequence ATGGAAAATCTCTCGGCAATACTTTATCTGGTCGCGGCGGTGCTGTTCATCCTGGCGCTGAAGGGGCTGTCGTCGCCCACCACCGCCATCCAGGGCAACCGCTACGGCGTGATCGGCATGCTGCTCGCGGTGGCCACCACCTTCATGGTGATGGACAAGCCGGTACTGGCGCTGATCATCGGCGCCATCGCCGCCGGCGGCGCCATCGGCGCCTGGAAGGCGAAGACGGTGCAGATGACCGGCATGCCGGAACTGGTGGCGGCGATGCACTCGCTGGTCGGCCTGTCCGCGGTGCTGATCGCGGTGGCCGCCATCTTCCACAGCGGTGTCGAGCACACCGCGGTGCAGAAGGTGGAGCTGTTCATCGGCGCCTTCATCGGCGCCATCACCTTCACCGCCTCGGTGATCGCCTACGGCAAGCTGTCCGGCAAGTTCGGCGCCAAGGCGATCAACTTCAGCGGCCAGCACCTGCTGAACCTGGTGCTGGCGCTGGCGATGGTCGGCTTCGGCGTGCTGTATTTCGTCAGCGACAGCCACGCCGCCTTCCTGGCGATGGTCGCCATCGCGCTGGTACTGGGTGTGACGCTGATCATCCCGATCGGCGGTGCCGACATGCCGGTGGTCGTGTCGATGCTCAACAGCTACTCCGGCTGGGCGGCGGCGGGTATCGGCTTCACGCTGAACAACCCGGTGCTGATCATCGCCGGCGCCTGCGTCGGCGCCTCCGGTGCCATCCTGTCCTACATCATGTGCAAGGCGATGAACCGCTCCATCGTCAGCGTGCTGCTCGGCGGCTTCGGTGCCGAGACCGCCAGCGGCGGCGGCAGTGACGCCGGCGGGCCGAAGCACTACAAGTCCGGCTCGGCCGAGGACGCCGCGTTCCTGATGGGCAACGCCGACAGCGTGATCATCGTGCCGGGCTACGGCCTGGCGGTATCGCGCGCGCAGCACGCGCTACAGGAGTTCGCCACGCTGCTCTCCGAGAAGGGCGTCAACGTGCGCTACGCCATCCACCCGGTAGCCGGGCGTATGCCGGGGCACATGAACGTGCTGCTGGCGGAAGCCGAGGTGCCGTACGAGCAAGTGCAGGAGATGGAGGAGATCAACTCCGACTTCGCCAACACCGACGTGGTGCTGGTGATCGGCGCCAACGACGTGGTCAACCCGGCGGCACAGAAGGACAAGGCCAGCCCGATCTATGGCATGCCTATCCTGGAAGCGCACAAGGCGCGCACCGTGATCGTGGTCAAGCGCTCGATGAACGCCGGCTACGCCGGTCTGGACAACGAGCTGTTCTATCTGGACAAGACCATGATGGTGTTCGGCGATGCCAAGAAGGTGGTGGAAGAGCTGGTAAAAGGCGGCGGCCACTGA
- a CDS encoding NAD-dependent epimerase translates to MKVLVTGAAGFIGRAVCEKLLDRGDVQVIAVDNLNDYYAVALKHARLATLQGRAGFVFHKLDIADWAALDALFAAERPDYVIHLAAQAGVRYSIDNPHVYAQSNLVGHTNILEACRRHPVQHLVFASSSSVYGKNAKVPFSEDDRVDEPVSFYAATKKANEVMAHSYAHLYQLPVTGLRFFTVYGPWGRPDMAPWLFTEAILNGDPIKVFNHGQMQRDFTFIDDIVEGVLRVMVHPASGDVPFAVFNIGNHNPVPLMAFIEATEAACGREAVKQYLPMQDGDVPVTYADTARLRDAVGFSPDTPLRDGMQAFVDWYRGYHQC, encoded by the coding sequence ATGAAAGTACTGGTCACCGGCGCCGCCGGTTTCATTGGCCGCGCGGTATGTGAAAAACTGCTGGATCGCGGCGATGTGCAAGTGATCGCTGTGGATAACCTCAACGACTACTACGCGGTGGCGCTGAAACACGCGCGTCTGGCCACGCTGCAGGGTCGTGCCGGCTTCGTTTTCCACAAGCTGGACATCGCGGACTGGGCCGCCCTCGACGCGCTGTTTGCCGCCGAGCGCCCGGACTACGTGATCCACCTCGCCGCCCAGGCTGGGGTGCGCTACAGCATCGACAACCCGCACGTCTACGCGCAGAGCAACCTGGTCGGCCATACCAACATCCTCGAAGCCTGCCGCCGCCACCCGGTACAGCACCTGGTGTTCGCCAGCTCCTCCAGCGTCTACGGCAAGAACGCCAAGGTGCCGTTCAGCGAGGACGATCGCGTCGACGAGCCGGTCAGCTTCTACGCCGCCACCAAGAAGGCCAACGAGGTGATGGCACACAGCTACGCCCACCTGTACCAGCTGCCGGTCACCGGCCTGCGCTTCTTCACCGTCTACGGCCCGTGGGGCCGCCCGGACATGGCGCCGTGGCTGTTTACCGAGGCCATCCTCAACGGCGACCCGATCAAGGTGTTCAACCACGGCCAGATGCAGCGCGATTTCACCTTCATCGACGACATCGTCGAGGGCGTGCTGCGGGTGATGGTGCATCCGGCCAGCGGTGACGTGCCGTTCGCGGTGTTCAACATCGGCAACCACAACCCGGTGCCGCTGATGGCCTTCATCGAGGCCACCGAAGCCGCCTGCGGCCGCGAAGCCGTCAAGCAATACCTGCCGATGCAGGACGGCGACGTGCCGGTCACCTACGCCGACACCGCGCGGCTGCGCGATGCGGTCGGTTTCTCGCCGGACACGCCGCTGCGCGACGGCATGCAGGCGTTTGTCGACTGGTATCGCGGTTACCACCAGTGTTGA
- a CDS encoding glycosyltransferase family 2 protein → MSRQLSVVLITKNAEALLEKCLQSCAFADEIVVVDSGSTDRTLAIASAYKAKVIHQTWLGFGPQKQFAVQQASHDWVLCLDADEWLSEKLRHEISSLLHNPALGAYRFARSNKFMGRFLKFGEGYPDYSLRLFDRRQARWSDDVVHEYVIANGEVGTLGGDLMHESGEDIALYLGKQNRYTSLQAETLYQRGKKAGIAKLLLSPLLRFVKFYLLRQGFRDGLPGLVHISIGCFNSYLKYAKLIELHRLRPQEK, encoded by the coding sequence ATGTCGCGCCAACTTAGCGTGGTTCTGATCACCAAAAATGCCGAAGCGCTGCTGGAAAAATGTCTGCAAAGCTGCGCCTTTGCCGACGAGATCGTGGTGGTGGATTCGGGGAGCACCGACAGGACATTGGCAATAGCCTCTGCCTATAAGGCAAAAGTTATCCACCAAACGTGGCTGGGATTCGGTCCGCAGAAGCAATTCGCGGTACAGCAGGCCAGCCACGACTGGGTGCTGTGTCTGGATGCCGACGAGTGGTTATCAGAAAAATTACGCCATGAAATCAGCAGCTTGCTGCACAATCCGGCACTTGGTGCCTACCGCTTCGCGCGCAGCAACAAGTTCATGGGCCGTTTTTTGAAGTTTGGCGAAGGCTATCCCGATTACAGCCTGCGGCTGTTCGACCGCCGGCAGGCACGCTGGTCCGACGACGTAGTGCACGAGTACGTGATCGCCAATGGCGAAGTCGGCACCCTGGGCGGTGACCTGATGCACGAATCCGGCGAAGACATCGCGCTGTACCTCGGTAAACAGAACCGCTACACCAGCCTGCAGGCAGAAACGCTGTATCAGCGCGGGAAAAAGGCGGGCATCGCCAAGCTGCTGCTCAGCCCGCTGCTGCGCTTCGTGAAGTTTTACCTGCTGCGGCAGGGGTTTCGCGACGGCCTGCCCGGACTTGTCCACATCAGCATTGGCTGCTTCAACAGTTATCTCAAATACGCGAAGCTGATCGAGCTGCACCGGCTTCGCCCACAGGAAAAATGA
- a CDS encoding GNAT family N-acetyltransferase: MAVITPSDPLLDGIRTPRLVLVAPQAGDGAALFQAIVASQHELQGFAADLPWSQPVLDVALVERYCYEVQRNWQRGDSKVALLWLGDEVVGWLRLQHQPDESWLLQFWGHSDWQGQGLFTEAVERMLVLAFGHYQVRDIRVPVADSQQAAHRLCARLGMRLLSAPPPGEAAGQFLYGVALH, from the coding sequence ATGGCAGTGATTACCCCGTCTGACCCGCTACTGGATGGCATCCGCACGCCGCGGCTGGTGCTGGTGGCGCCGCAGGCGGGCGACGGCGCGGCGCTGTTCCAGGCCATCGTCGCCTCGCAGCACGAGTTGCAGGGCTTTGCCGCCGATCTGCCGTGGTCGCAGCCGGTGCTGGACGTGGCGCTGGTGGAGCGCTACTGCTACGAGGTGCAGCGCAACTGGCAGCGCGGTGACAGCAAGGTGGCGCTGCTGTGGCTGGGCGACGAGGTCGTCGGCTGGCTGCGCCTGCAACACCAGCCGGACGAGTCGTGGCTGCTGCAGTTCTGGGGCCACAGCGACTGGCAGGGGCAGGGGCTGTTCACCGAGGCGGTGGAACGGATGCTGGTGCTGGCCTTCGGCCACTACCAGGTGCGCGACATCCGCGTGCCGGTGGCCGACAGCCAGCAGGCGGCACACCGCCTGTGCGCGCGGCTGGGGATGCGGCTGCTGTCGGCGCCGCCGCCGGGCGAGGCGGCCGGGCAGTTCCTGTACGGTGTCGCGCTGCATTGA
- the waaA gene encoding lipid IV(A) 3-deoxy-D-manno-octulosonic acid transferase, whose product MIARALYSLLWPLATPLIKHYLRKRARQAPAYLEHWDERFGDALPQAGGEVIWLHAVSVGETRAAQPLVALLREQYPQARFVITQMTPTGRATAQQLYPDAEVRYLPYDNARVMRRFVAALRPRCLILMETEIWPNLLHACAQAGVPAFLVNARLSEKSLRGYRRIGALIRPALRQLRAVAAQSEADAARLATLGAANIRVCGNTKYDFTPPPAQLALGAAFRERIGQRPVWLCASTRDREEALILAAWRAAKMGDALLLLVPRHPERFAGVAALAAEQGFAVQRRSDPLPVSRETQVWIGDSMGELFAYYAAADVAFVGGSLLDFGAQNLIEPASIGVPVLLGPSTYNFAEASQLALAAGAARQVTDAGALVALALQLLADAPQRAAMRDAGLAFTAQHRGASARIVALLASQLDP is encoded by the coding sequence ATGATCGCGCGCGCGCTGTACAGCCTGCTGTGGCCGCTGGCGACGCCGCTGATCAAGCACTACCTGCGAAAACGCGCGCGCCAGGCACCGGCCTATCTCGAACACTGGGACGAGCGCTTCGGCGACGCGCTGCCGCAGGCGGGCGGCGAGGTGATCTGGCTGCACGCGGTGTCGGTGGGCGAGACGCGCGCGGCACAGCCACTGGTGGCCTTGCTGCGTGAACAGTATCCACAGGCGCGTTTCGTCATCACTCAGATGACGCCGACCGGGCGCGCCACCGCGCAGCAGCTGTACCCCGACGCCGAGGTGCGCTACCTGCCGTACGACAACGCGCGGGTGATGCGCCGCTTTGTCGCCGCGCTGCGGCCGCGCTGCCTGATCCTGATGGAAACCGAGATCTGGCCCAACCTGTTGCACGCCTGCGCGCAGGCCGGTGTACCGGCCTTCCTGGTCAATGCGCGGCTGTCGGAAAAATCGCTGCGCGGCTACCGCCGCATCGGCGCGCTGATCCGCCCGGCGCTGCGCCAGTTGCGCGCGGTGGCGGCGCAGAGCGAGGCCGACGCCGCACGGCTGGCGACGTTGGGCGCGGCCAACATCCGCGTGTGCGGCAATACCAAGTACGACTTCACGCCGCCGCCGGCGCAGCTGGCACTGGGGGCAGCATTTCGCGAACGTATCGGCCAGCGGCCGGTGTGGCTGTGCGCCAGCACCCGCGACCGCGAGGAAGCGCTGATCCTGGCGGCGTGGCGTGCGGCCAAGATGGGCGACGCCTTGCTGCTGCTGGTGCCGCGTCATCCGGAGCGCTTCGCCGGCGTCGCCGCGCTAGCGGCGGAGCAGGGTTTTGCCGTGCAGCGGCGCAGCGACCCGCTGCCGGTTTCACGTGAAACGCAGGTGTGGATAGGCGACAGCATGGGCGAGCTGTTCGCCTATTACGCCGCCGCCGATGTCGCCTTTGTCGGCGGCTCGCTGCTGGATTTCGGCGCGCAGAACCTGATCGAGCCGGCCAGCATCGGTGTGCCGGTGTTATTGGGGCCGTCGACCTATAATTTTGCCGAGGCCAGCCAGTTGGCGCTGGCCGCCGGTGCCGCGCGGCAGGTGACCGACGCCGGCGCCCTGGTGGCGCTGGCCTTGCAATTGCTGGCCGACGCGCCGCAGCGCGCGGCAATGCGCGACGCCGGCCTCGCGTTTACCGCGCAGCATCGTGGCGCCAGCGCCCGCATCGTCGCGCTGCTGGCCAGCCAGCTCGATCCATAG
- the waaC gene encoding lipopolysaccharide heptosyltransferase I translates to MKNVLLLRTSSMGDLIHTWPALTDLARHRPELTVSWLAEEGFADIPGLHPLVSRTIPIAWRRWRKNLFKAATWREIATLRHTLATTRWELVLDAQGLLKSAIPGRWANGPLAGYDRASIREPLASRFYDRRYAVSRQLSAIERNRQLFGVAFGYRPEGAPVFGIRCGDRLPWLAGGDYAVLLHATSRDSKLWPETHWIALAQALQRQGLAIVIPWGSAVEQQRAQRLAAAIPGAVLAPKMNLREAAALLGHAAAVIGVDTGLTHLANALDVPLVAIYTDTDPALTGVVETARAANIGRAGEIPAVDAVLALLARVRGA, encoded by the coding sequence ATGAAAAACGTCCTGTTGCTGCGCACATCGTCGATGGGCGACCTTATCCACACCTGGCCGGCACTGACCGATCTGGCACGCCACCGCCCGGAGCTGACGGTGAGCTGGCTGGCGGAAGAAGGCTTCGCCGACATTCCCGGTCTGCATCCTCTGGTGAGCCGCACCATCCCCATCGCCTGGCGACGCTGGCGCAAGAACCTGTTCAAGGCCGCCACCTGGCGCGAGATCGCGACGCTGCGGCACACGCTGGCCACCACGCGCTGGGAACTGGTGCTGGACGCGCAGGGGCTGTTGAAGAGCGCCATTCCCGGACGCTGGGCCAACGGCCCGCTGGCCGGCTACGACCGCGCCAGCATCCGCGAACCGCTGGCCAGCCGTTTTTATGACCGCCGCTACGCGGTCAGCCGCCAGCTGTCGGCGATCGAGCGCAACCGCCAGCTGTTCGGCGTTGCCTTCGGCTACCGGCCCGAGGGCGCCCCGGTATTCGGCATCCGCTGTGGGGATCGTCTGCCGTGGCTGGCCGGCGGTGACTACGCGGTGCTGCTGCACGCTACCAGCCGCGACAGCAAGCTGTGGCCGGAGACGCACTGGATCGCGCTGGCGCAGGCACTGCAGCGGCAGGGGCTGGCCATCGTCATTCCGTGGGGCAGTGCGGTGGAACAGCAGCGCGCGCAAAGGTTGGCCGCGGCCATTCCCGGCGCGGTGCTGGCACCGAAGATGAATCTGCGCGAGGCGGCGGCGCTGCTGGGCCACGCCGCGGCGGTGATCGGCGTCGATACCGGCCTGACCCACCTGGCCAACGCGCTGGATGTGCCGCTGGTGGCGATCTATACCGATACCGACCCGGCGCTGACCGGGGTGGTGGAAACCGCGCGGGCGGCCAACATCGGCCGTGCCGGCGAGATCCCGGCGGTGGACGCGGTGCTGGCGCTGCTGGCGCGAGTGCGCGGCGCATGA
- a CDS encoding proton-translocating transhydrogenase family protein: MVDPFITSFTIFVLAVFVGYHVVWNVTPALHTPLMAVTNAISGIIIVGAMLQVVDINGSELSVTSVLGTIGIFLASINIFGGFLVTQRMLDMFKKKKK; the protein is encoded by the coding sequence ATGGTTGATCCGTTCATCACCAGCTTCACCATCTTCGTCCTCGCCGTGTTCGTCGGCTACCACGTGGTATGGAACGTCACCCCGGCGCTGCACACGCCGCTGATGGCCGTCACCAATGCCATCTCCGGCATCATCATCGTCGGCGCCATGCTGCAGGTGGTGGACATCAACGGCAGCGAGCTGAGCGTGACCTCGGTGCTGGGCACCATCGGCATCTTCCTCGCCAGCATCAACATCTTCGGCGGCTTCCTGGTCACCCAGCGCATGCTCGACATGTTCAAGAAGAAGAAAAAATAA
- a CDS encoding peptidase U32 family protein, protein MSLLPHQVELLSPAKNIDIGREAILHGADAVYIGGPSFGARHNACNSVAEIAELVQFAHRYHARIFTTLNTILHDAELDAARTLIWQLYDAGVDALIVQDMGILQLDLPPIQLHASTQCDIRDAAKARFLSDAGFSQVVLARELTIPQIRAIADNVGDSATIEYFIHGALCVAFSGQCYISHADNGRSANRGDCSQACRLPYTLTDEKGGVVAFDKHLLSMKDNNQSRNLEALLDAGVRSLKIEGRYKDVSYVKNITAHYRLLLDEIIERRPELAPASSGSSEIYFAPDPDKTFHRGATDYFATGRKIDIGAFDSPKFVGVELGSVHWVGDNWLEIATADSMANGDGINYMKKREVVGMQLNTVQQIGHVPGGELLWRCVPNDPAVLAGLKPGTRISRNRDHAWELSLLKKSAERRIGVWLNLDQTADGLALTVTDEDGCSATAHAPLALEPAKDAVRAEASLRDAVAKLGNTLFVANDVALNLAQPWFVPSSVINALRRDAVEKLEAARLAAWPRQPRKAPVEPPVPYPEKNLSYLANVYNAKAWDFYKVHGVEVIEPAYEAHQEEGEVSLMITKHCLRFSYNLCPKQAKGVKGVMGQVRADPMVLKSGDETYTLKFECRPCEMHVMGKMKKHILKSPPPSEIPATAPITFFKQRPAS, encoded by the coding sequence ATGAGTCTGTTGCCGCACCAGGTTGAGCTGTTGTCCCCCGCCAAGAACATCGACATCGGCCGCGAGGCGATTTTGCACGGTGCGGACGCGGTCTATATCGGCGGGCCGAGCTTTGGCGCGCGGCACAACGCCTGTAACAGCGTGGCGGAGATCGCCGAGCTGGTGCAGTTTGCCCACCGCTACCACGCGCGCATCTTCACCACGCTCAACACCATCCTGCACGACGCCGAGCTGGACGCCGCGCGCACGCTGATCTGGCAATTGTACGACGCGGGTGTCGACGCGCTGATCGTGCAGGATATGGGCATCCTGCAGCTGGACCTGCCGCCGATTCAGCTGCACGCCTCCACCCAGTGCGACATCCGCGACGCCGCCAAGGCGCGCTTTCTGTCCGATGCCGGCTTTTCGCAGGTGGTGCTGGCGCGCGAGCTGACCATCCCGCAAATCCGTGCCATTGCAGACAACGTCGGCGATAGTGCCACCATCGAATACTTCATCCACGGCGCGCTGTGCGTGGCCTTCTCCGGCCAGTGCTACATCAGCCACGCCGACAACGGCCGCAGCGCCAACCGTGGCGATTGCTCGCAAGCCTGTCGCCTGCCGTACACCCTCACCGACGAAAAAGGCGGCGTGGTCGCCTTCGACAAGCACCTGCTGTCGATGAAGGACAACAACCAGAGCCGCAACCTCGAAGCGCTGCTCGACGCCGGCGTGCGCTCGCTGAAAATCGAAGGCCGCTACAAGGACGTCAGCTACGTCAAGAACATCACCGCCCACTACCGCCTGCTGCTCGACGAAATCATCGAGCGCCGGCCGGAACTGGCGCCCGCCTCCAGCGGCAGCAGCGAAATCTACTTCGCGCCCGATCCGGACAAGACCTTCCACCGCGGTGCCACCGACTACTTCGCCACCGGCCGCAAGATCGACATCGGCGCCTTCGACTCGCCGAAATTCGTCGGCGTCGAGCTGGGCAGCGTGCACTGGGTCGGCGACAACTGGCTGGAGATCGCCACCGCCGACAGCATGGCCAACGGCGATGGCATCAACTACATGAAGAAGCGCGAAGTTGTCGGCATGCAGCTCAACACCGTGCAGCAGATCGGCCACGTGCCGGGCGGCGAGCTGCTGTGGCGCTGCGTGCCCAACGACCCGGCGGTGCTGGCCGGCCTCAAGCCCGGCACCCGCATCAGCCGCAACCGCGATCACGCGTGGGAGCTGTCGCTGCTGAAAAAATCGGCAGAACGCCGCATCGGCGTGTGGCTGAATCTGGACCAGACCGCCGACGGCCTGGCGCTGACCGTCACCGACGAGGACGGCTGTAGCGCCACCGCCCACGCGCCACTGGCGCTGGAGCCGGCCAAGGACGCCGTCCGCGCCGAAGCCAGCCTGCGCGACGCCGTCGCCAAGCTCGGCAACACCCTGTTCGTGGCCAACGACGTGGCGCTGAACCTGGCGCAGCCGTGGTTCGTGCCGTCATCGGTGATCAACGCGCTGCGCCGCGACGCGGTGGAAAAACTGGAAGCCGCAAGGTTGGCCGCATGGCCGCGCCAGCCGCGCAAGGCGCCCGTCGAGCCGCCGGTACCGTATCCGGAAAAAAACCTCAGCTACCTCGCCAACGTCTACAACGCCAAGGCCTGGGATTTCTACAAGGTGCACGGCGTGGAAGTCATCGAGCCGGCCTACGAGGCGCACCAGGAAGAAGGCGAAGTCAGCCTGATGATCACCAAGCACTGCCTGCGCTTCTCCTACAACCTGTGTCCGAAGCAGGCCAAGGGCGTGAAGGGCGTGATGGGCCAGGTGCGCGCCGACCCGATGGTGCTGAAATCCGGCGACGAGACCTACACCCTGAAATTCGAATGCCGCCCGTGCGAGATGCACGTGATGGGCAAGATGAAGAAGCACATCCTGAAATCGCCTCCACCGAGCGAGATCCCGGCGACGGCGCCGATTACCTTCTTCAAGCAGCGGCCTGCTTCGTGA
- the ugpQ gene encoding glycerophosphodiester phosphodiesterase: MHWPYPVGFAHRLGGALAPENTLAGLLLAHRLGVTAVECDVQLSADQVAVIAHDAELERTTSGNGALAAHTAAQLLQLDAGRHHHPAFAGEALPSLQKLAAALRRLGMAVNLELKPAGDARQMGQLCAAQIRQHWQGAALLPLVSSFSAEALIGVREAAPELPLALLVDELNPALVAQAQALGCRALHVCHRALSAEWVAQLHGLGLAVMAWTVNQPQEMQCLRQWGVDMLCSDRPDRFDPAWAA; this comes from the coding sequence ATGCATTGGCCTTATCCGGTGGGCTTTGCCCACCGCCTCGGCGGCGCGCTGGCGCCGGAAAACACGCTCGCCGGCCTGCTGCTGGCACACAGGCTGGGGGTGACGGCGGTGGAGTGCGACGTGCAACTCAGCGCCGACCAGGTGGCGGTGATCGCCCACGACGCCGAGCTGGAGCGCACCACTAGCGGCAACGGCGCGCTGGCGGCGCACACCGCGGCACAACTGCTGCAGCTGGATGCTGGCCGCCATCACCATCCGGCATTTGCCGGCGAGGCGCTGCCCAGTCTGCAAAAACTGGCCGCCGCGCTGCGGCGGCTGGGCATGGCGGTCAATCTGGAGCTGAAGCCGGCTGGCGACGCGCGGCAGATGGGGCAGCTGTGCGCGGCACAGATCCGCCAGCACTGGCAGGGCGCGGCGTTGTTGCCGCTGGTGTCCTCATTCAGCGCCGAGGCGCTGATCGGGGTGCGCGAGGCGGCGCCGGAGCTGCCGCTGGCGCTGCTGGTGGACGAGCTGAACCCGGCGCTGGTGGCGCAGGCGCAGGCACTGGGTTGCCGCGCGCTGCATGTCTGCCACCGGGCGCTGAGCGCGGAGTGGGTGGCACAGCTGCACGGCCTTGGCTTAGCGGTGATGGCGTGGACGGTAAACCAGCCGCAGGAGATGCAGTGCCTGCGTCAGTGGGGGGTCGACATGCTGTGCAGCGACCGTCCCGACCGCTTCGACCCGGCGTGGGCTGCCTGA
- a CDS encoding DUF2789 domain-containing protein yields the protein MDTGHHELTELFAQLGLDNSTKAINQFVQSHPLPEQVVLAEAPFWSASQAAFLRQSLDCDAEWSDAVDTLATLLQQRG from the coding sequence ATGGATACCGGGCATCACGAACTGACCGAGCTGTTTGCACAGCTCGGACTGGACAACAGCACCAAGGCGATCAACCAGTTTGTACAGAGCCATCCGCTGCCGGAACAGGTGGTGCTGGCGGAGGCGCCGTTCTGGAGCGCGAGCCAGGCCGCGTTCCTGCGCCAGTCGCTGGACTGCGACGCGGAATGGTCGGACGCGGTCGATACCCTGGCGACTCTGCTGCAGCAACGCGGCTGA
- a CDS encoding Re/Si-specific NAD(P)(+) transhydrogenase subunit alpha: MQIAIATERLAGEHRVAATPETVKKLVAMGHSVVIEAGAGRHAAAPDAAYVEAGATLATSRGAALGQGDIVLTVRPLPADAIAELKDGAVLIGQLSPYHNDTFPALAARKVSAFAMELLPRTTRAQSMDVLSSQNNIAGYRAVLLATHYYPRFMPMLMTAAGTVKPARVLIMGVGVAGLQAIATAKRLGAVVEATDVRASTKEQVESLGGKFIEVPMSDEEKKANDGVYAKEMSDDYKQRQAELVAKHARQADIIITTALIPGKKAPTLLSAEVVQAMKPGSVIIDLAAEAGGNCAQTVPGEVITTDNGVTVVGSTNLPALVAADASSLYAKNLLTFLGLMLSKEGFTLNLEDDLLAATLVTHAGEVRFPAANVASPAKKETTHG; this comes from the coding sequence ATGCAAATCGCTATTGCCACCGAACGGCTGGCAGGTGAACACCGCGTGGCCGCAACACCGGAGACGGTGAAGAAACTCGTCGCCATGGGTCACTCCGTGGTGATCGAGGCCGGGGCCGGGCGACACGCCGCGGCACCGGATGCGGCCTATGTCGAGGCCGGCGCAACGTTGGCCACATCGCGCGGCGCGGCGCTGGGCCAGGGCGACATCGTGCTCACCGTGCGCCCGCTGCCCGCCGACGCCATCGCCGAGCTGAAGGACGGCGCGGTGCTGATCGGCCAGCTCTCGCCGTACCACAACGACACCTTCCCGGCTCTGGCAGCCAGGAAAGTATCGGCCTTCGCCATGGAGCTGCTGCCGCGCACCACCCGCGCGCAGAGCATGGACGTGCTATCCAGCCAGAACAACATCGCCGGCTACCGCGCGGTGCTGCTGGCCACCCACTACTACCCGCGCTTCATGCCGATGCTGATGACCGCCGCCGGCACGGTGAAACCGGCACGGGTGCTGATCATGGGCGTCGGCGTCGCCGGCCTGCAGGCGATCGCCACCGCCAAGCGCCTCGGCGCGGTGGTGGAAGCCACCGACGTGCGCGCCTCGACCAAGGAGCAAGTGGAATCGCTGGGCGGCAAGTTCATCGAAGTGCCGATGAGCGATGAAGAGAAAAAAGCCAACGACGGCGTCTACGCCAAGGAGATGTCCGACGACTACAAGCAGCGGCAGGCCGAGCTGGTGGCCAAGCACGCGCGCCAGGCCGACATCATCATCACCACCGCGCTGATTCCGGGCAAGAAGGCGCCGACGCTGCTCAGCGCCGAGGTGGTGCAGGCGATGAAACCGGGCAGCGTGATCATCGACCTCGCCGCCGAAGCCGGTGGCAACTGCGCGCAAACGGTACCGGGCGAGGTAATCACCACCGACAACGGCGTCACCGTGGTGGGCAGCACCAACCTGCCGGCCCTGGTGGCGGCCGACGCCTCCAGCCTGTACGCGAAGAACCTGCTGACCTTCCTCGGCCTGATGCTCAGCAAGGAAGGTTTTACCCTGAATCTGGAAGACGACCTGCTGGCGGCCACCCTGGTCACCCATGCCGGCGAAGTGCGCTTCCCTGCGGCCAACGTGGCAAGCCCAGCCAAGAAGGAGACCACTCATGGTTGA